A single region of the Streptomyces diastaticus subsp. diastaticus genome encodes:
- a CDS encoding alpha/beta hydrolase, with amino-acid sequence MGMVLADPVMLEKLAASMDRTAKEIPALRRKASELDVLSEVGHLSPLLSYLNETARELRKKAGILRTPSESPFGALAQYGLPAGLARKPGAGKEFEAGLKKVLAKYETAVPEARARAVKDYVEGLTPEQQAALVVADPATVGNLDGVPPPLRFAANRISIQRQYEKEKRHLEGLAADGPASHRSLVRLKALAQFLAPRTQKTRNPKDGSPVYSDVPRQFLVFQPDAGSVADPEQSPFADGKVAEVVGNLETAKDVAFRIPGITNRLDNFQGFTQGAFDLMADPKGFERTDGAVVSWLGYDTPELGDSIDPAKAEAGGRDLGVFRRGIDVNLRPDVTTGIFAHSYGTLVTSKALQYGMDDVNKVVFMGSPGLGPNIRSMADFDMPNTQFFAMRAPEDVVSYTQGHGGDPADFPDAIRLGTKGAVGHSEYYKLGKGGLGNLRRVFAGENDQLETTDTTLDEEMIGATEVRSLVGFLQERLTPDEVARLGGDIDPIAQGIVSGRMGFTDAAGPLYVSLKDHDLLDKVPPSELFSEVTSLASDVAAKETNKRMLAGGSSEEKAILYAGAAKAASWGLAEVVTQPLEVAAKGTRAVNNWTQFAEVLAEGDLNTETWKKSLDKGSDAVTATIDLLNPF; translated from the coding sequence ATGGGAATGGTTCTCGCTGATCCGGTGATGCTGGAGAAGCTCGCCGCGTCGATGGATCGCACCGCCAAGGAGATCCCCGCGCTGAGGAGGAAAGCGTCCGAACTGGATGTCCTGAGCGAGGTCGGCCACCTGTCGCCGCTGCTGAGCTATCTGAACGAAACGGCCCGTGAACTGCGGAAGAAGGCCGGCATTCTGCGCACACCGTCGGAGTCCCCCTTCGGCGCACTCGCGCAGTACGGGTTACCCGCCGGGTTGGCGCGCAAGCCGGGTGCGGGCAAGGAGTTCGAGGCCGGGCTGAAGAAGGTTCTGGCCAAGTACGAAACGGCCGTGCCGGAGGCGCGAGCACGGGCGGTCAAGGACTACGTGGAAGGTCTCACGCCCGAGCAGCAGGCCGCGTTGGTGGTCGCCGACCCGGCGACGGTCGGCAACCTTGACGGTGTGCCGCCGCCCCTCAGGTTCGCGGCCAACCGGATCTCCATACAGCGGCAGTACGAGAAGGAGAAGCGCCACTTGGAGGGGCTTGCGGCCGACGGCCCCGCCTCTCACCGCTCCTTGGTGCGACTGAAGGCGCTGGCGCAGTTCCTCGCCCCGCGGACACAGAAGACCAGGAATCCGAAGGACGGTTCGCCGGTTTACAGCGACGTGCCGCGCCAGTTTCTGGTCTTCCAGCCCGATGCGGGCTCCGTCGCGGACCCTGAACAGTCTCCCTTCGCGGACGGAAAGGTAGCCGAGGTTGTCGGGAACCTGGAGACCGCGAAAGACGTGGCCTTCCGCATCCCGGGAATAACCAATCGTCTCGACAACTTTCAGGGTTTCACTCAGGGAGCCTTCGATCTGATGGCTGACCCGAAAGGGTTCGAGCGAACTGACGGCGCTGTGGTCAGTTGGCTGGGGTATGACACGCCAGAGCTAGGAGATTCGATCGACCCGGCGAAGGCCGAGGCAGGCGGGCGTGACCTCGGAGTCTTCCGGCGTGGAATCGACGTGAATCTGCGTCCTGACGTGACGACGGGGATATTCGCGCACAGTTACGGCACTCTGGTCACAAGTAAGGCGTTGCAGTACGGGATGGACGACGTCAACAAGGTTGTCTTCATGGGTAGCCCAGGGCTCGGCCCCAATATTCGCAGCATGGCAGATTTCGACATGCCGAATACGCAATTCTTCGCCATGCGTGCCCCCGAGGATGTGGTTTCTTATACCCAAGGTCACGGAGGCGACCCGGCGGATTTCCCGGATGCCATACGGTTGGGGACCAAGGGGGCGGTCGGTCATTCCGAGTACTACAAGTTGGGAAAGGGGGGTCTGGGAAATTTGAGGAGGGTCTTCGCCGGTGAGAACGACCAACTGGAGACCACCGACACCACCCTGGACGAGGAGATGATCGGCGCAACCGAAGTCCGCAGCCTCGTCGGATTTCTCCAGGAGCGCCTGACGCCGGACGAAGTCGCCCGTCTCGGTGGGGACATCGACCCGATCGCCCAGGGCATCGTCAGCGGACGGATGGGTTTCACCGACGCGGCGGGGCCCCTGTACGTGAGTCTCAAGGACCACGACCTCCTGGACAAAGTACCGCCCAGCGAGCTGTTCTCCGAGGTCACGTCGCTGGCGAGTGACGTCGCGGCGAAGGAGACCAACAAGAGGATGCTGGCGGGAGGTTCCTCGGAGGAGAAGGCGATCCTCTACGCGGGTGCCGCCAAGGCCGCCTCGTGGGGTCTGGCCGAGGTCGTCACCCAGCCTCTGGAGGTCGCCGCCAAGGGCACCCGCGCGGTCAACAACTGGACGCAGTTCGCGGAAGTCCTGGCTGAGGGCGACCTGAACACCGAAACCTGGAAGAAGTCCCTCGACAAGGGCTCTGACGCGGTGACCGCGACCATCGACCTGCTGAACCCCTTCTGA
- a CDS encoding DUF3592 domain-containing protein, protein MAKKKKNRRGEDWTPPPKSAERLAAEGRWARDAELARLPPVPPRRAILGMFAMGVVALAVFLGFLLPSQFTVDDLRSSGVTVAAEVVDTRTNKYGDLSAVEVRFRTPSGEVEAELHDWGGKQPEGLSPGSTVSVTYSPQDPKTVMTTGWVVDPPGMTFPALVCLLVTVFLTVVPTLAAVRRFALLKKKEKIVASHEA, encoded by the coding sequence ATGGCGAAGAAAAAGAAGAACCGACGCGGGGAAGATTGGACGCCACCTCCCAAGTCGGCTGAGAGGCTCGCCGCGGAGGGGCGGTGGGCGCGGGACGCCGAACTGGCACGTCTCCCTCCTGTGCCCCCGCGCCGGGCCATACTGGGTATGTTCGCCATGGGTGTCGTGGCTCTCGCGGTGTTCCTCGGGTTTCTGTTGCCCTCGCAGTTCACGGTGGACGACCTCCGCTCCAGCGGGGTCACCGTTGCGGCCGAGGTGGTGGATACGCGAACGAACAAGTACGGCGACCTGAGTGCTGTCGAGGTCCGCTTCCGCACCCCGTCAGGTGAGGTCGAGGCGGAGCTTCACGATTGGGGCGGAAAGCAGCCCGAAGGTCTGTCGCCTGGTTCCACGGTCTCGGTGACGTATTCTCCGCAAGATCCGAAGACGGTCATGACTACAGGGTGGGTCGTAGACCCCCCTGGGATGACCTTTCCCGCGCTTGTCTGCTTGCTGGTTACTGTATTCCTGACAGTTGTTCCGACTCTTGCGGCAGTGCGGCGGTTCGCCTTGCTCAAGAAGAAGGAGAAGATCGTCGCATCCCATGAGGCGTGA